Proteins encoded in a region of the Moritella marina ATCC 15381 genome:
- a CDS encoding arylsulfatase: MVTTMQKRLRLLSFAALGLASLNLSAAEKPNILVIWGDDIGQSNVSAYTFGLMGYKTPSIDSIAKEGMMFTDYYAEQSCTAGRSTFITGQSVLRTGLSKVGLPGADVGLQASDATIAEILKPMGYATGQFGKNHLGDQDKFLPTAHGFDEFFGNLYHLNAEEEPENIDYPKDPEFRKKFGPRGVIHSYADGKIEDTGPLTKKRMETVDDETIVAAMKFMDKSVKAKKPFFVWWNATRMHFRTHIQPSQQGQSNLSNYADGMIEHDKHVGKLLQKVDDLGIKDNTIVFYSTDNGPHMNSWPDAGATPFRGEKNTNWEGAYRVPAMVRWPGKIKAGEVSNEIMHHMDWLPTFAAAAGDSDVKAKLLKGHKAGPKKFKNHLDGYNFLPYLTGKSETAPRKEIFYFTDDGDLAALRYNNWKAVFMEQRVQGTMQIWSEPFVTLRLPKLFNLRMDPYETADITSNTYYDWLLDHAYMFVPAQAYVGDFLKTFQEFPPSQKAASFSLDQVMEKLQESHNK; the protein is encoded by the coding sequence ATGGTTACTACAATGCAGAAAAGGTTAAGGTTGCTTTCATTTGCAGCCTTGGGATTGGCGTCACTTAATCTAAGTGCTGCTGAAAAACCGAACATTCTGGTTATTTGGGGGGATGATATTGGCCAGTCAAATGTCAGTGCTTACACCTTTGGTTTAATGGGCTATAAAACACCGAGTATTGATAGCATTGCGAAAGAAGGCATGATGTTTACCGATTACTATGCTGAGCAATCTTGTACCGCGGGTCGTTCAACGTTCATTACTGGCCAAAGTGTATTGCGTACAGGCTTAAGTAAAGTTGGTTTACCCGGTGCTGACGTTGGCTTGCAAGCATCGGACGCCACGATTGCTGAAATCCTTAAACCTATGGGTTATGCAACGGGTCAATTTGGTAAAAACCACCTTGGTGATCAAGATAAATTCTTGCCGACTGCTCATGGATTTGATGAGTTCTTTGGTAATTTATATCACTTAAATGCAGAGGAAGAACCTGAGAATATTGACTACCCTAAAGATCCTGAATTCCGTAAAAAATTCGGCCCTCGTGGTGTCATTCATTCTTATGCGGATGGCAAAATTGAAGATACCGGTCCATTAACCAAAAAACGCATGGAAACTGTCGATGATGAAACTATCGTTGCAGCCATGAAATTTATGGATAAATCGGTAAAAGCTAAAAAGCCATTCTTTGTTTGGTGGAATGCCACACGTATGCATTTCCGTACACATATTCAACCTTCACAACAGGGTCAATCTAACTTAAGTAATTATGCTGATGGTATGATTGAACATGATAAACATGTAGGTAAATTATTGCAGAAAGTAGATGACCTGGGTATTAAAGATAATACTATCGTGTTCTATTCTACAGATAACGGTCCACACATGAACAGCTGGCCAGATGCCGGTGCAACGCCTTTCCGTGGCGAGAAAAATACTAACTGGGAAGGTGCTTATCGTGTTCCCGCTATGGTTCGCTGGCCGGGTAAAATTAAAGCTGGTGAAGTGTCTAACGAGATCATGCATCACATGGACTGGTTACCAACGTTTGCAGCCGCAGCGGGTGATTCAGATGTGAAAGCGAAACTATTGAAAGGTCATAAAGCTGGCCCTAAGAAGTTTAAAAATCATTTAGACGGTTACAATTTCTTACCTTACCTAACGGGTAAATCAGAAACTGCACCACGTAAAGAAATCTTTTACTTCACTGATGATGGTGATTTAGCGGCATTACGTTATAACAACTGGAAAGCGGTGTTCATGGAGCAGCGTGTTCAAGGTACGATGCAAATCTGGTCTGAACCGTTTGTGACATTACGTTTACCTAAATTGTTTAACTTACGTATGGACCCATACGAAACCGCAGATATTACATCTAATACATACTACGATTGGTTATTAGACCATGCGTACATGTTTGTGCCTGCACAAGCGTATGTTGGTGATTTCTTAAAAACATTCCAAGAATTCCCTCCTAGTCAAAAAGCGGCAAGTTTTAGCTTAGATCAGGTAATGGAAAAACTCCAAGAAAGTCACAATAAATAA
- a CDS encoding DOPA 4,5-dioxygenase family protein: protein MSSNPHTQDHNLTNEQGNDLSNSHDSYHAHFYFDESSLALVTVLRTTIRDELGLEVGNLNTRLVGPHPQWSFAATFHHADFAAFVPWVKENRQDLSVLIHAVTGDDLIDHTEHVHWLGSAIKLDLSSF from the coding sequence ATGAGTTCTAACCCCCATACTCAAGACCACAACTTAACGAATGAACAGGGTAATGACCTGAGTAATAGCCACGACAGTTATCATGCGCATTTTTATTTTGATGAATCATCGCTGGCATTAGTGACTGTATTACGCACTACTATTCGTGATGAACTTGGCTTAGAAGTCGGTAATTTAAATACCCGGCTGGTGGGACCGCATCCACAATGGAGCTTTGCTGCAACATTTCACCACGCTGATTTTGCTGCTTTTGTGCCTTGGGTTAAAGAAAATAGGCAGGATCTAAGCGTGTTGATACATGCTGTGACAGGCGATGATCTAATTGATCATACCGAGCATGTGCATTGGTTAGGTTCAGCGATAAAACTTGATCTGTCTAGTTTTTAA
- a CDS encoding siderophore ABC transporter substrate-binding protein has product MKLSVVATFFGLLFSASALSDTITVTHQLGKTTLETNPQRVVVIGTGTLDALDYFGIKPVALSKATTMPDYLLKYQSKEFASSGSLNEPDFETIYMQKPDVIIIGSRAVESYKELSKIAPTVMFAPESTGYWQSTQQQWRMLGDIFEIQPKVEAKIANVDAKITEIAAYNKTHDVKALTVMSTGGNITTFGAQSRFSAIYRDFGFQEAVPNIKESRHGDLISYEFISNINPANLFIIDKDKLINKDKSRTREEFANPLVKSTKAYKDDKLNYLDINAWYIALSGVTATDQMIEDMQQSRAL; this is encoded by the coding sequence ATGAAACTATCAGTTGTAGCTACTTTCTTTGGATTATTATTTTCAGCCAGCGCTTTATCAGACACCATCACTGTTACCCATCAATTAGGTAAAACCACATTAGAGACTAACCCTCAGCGTGTTGTCGTGATTGGCACGGGTACATTAGATGCGTTAGATTATTTTGGTATTAAGCCTGTGGCATTAAGTAAAGCGACAACGATGCCTGACTATTTATTGAAATATCAAAGTAAAGAATTCGCGTCTTCAGGTAGCTTAAACGAACCTGATTTTGAAACTATTTACATGCAAAAACCAGATGTGATCATCATCGGTTCTCGCGCTGTCGAATCTTATAAAGAATTATCTAAAATAGCGCCAACAGTAATGTTCGCACCAGAATCAACTGGCTATTGGCAGAGTACTCAACAACAATGGCGTATGCTGGGTGACATCTTTGAAATCCAACCAAAAGTAGAAGCTAAGATCGCCAATGTAGACGCTAAGATCACTGAAATTGCAGCTTACAATAAAACCCATGACGTTAAAGCATTAACGGTAATGAGTACTGGCGGTAATATCACCACATTTGGTGCGCAATCGCGTTTCTCTGCCATCTACCGTGATTTTGGTTTCCAAGAAGCCGTCCCTAACATTAAAGAATCTCGTCATGGTGACTTAATTTCGTATGAATTCATTAGCAACATTAATCCCGCTAACCTCTTCATCATCGACAAAGACAAACTGATTAATAAAGACAAGAGCCGTACCCGTGAAGAATTCGCTAATCCATTAGTTAAATCAACCAAAGCGTACAAAGACGATAAGCTCAATTATCTCGATATTAACGCTTGGTATATTGCCCTGTCAGGTGTCACGGCAACCGATCAAATGATTGAAGATATGCAGCAATCACGCGCACTGTAA
- the vctD gene encoding iron chelate uptake ABC transporter permease subunit VctD — MKKLLFVLVTLSIASVFIGVANLSLAAILAGDTEAIELLLISRLPRLLAILLSGAGLSIAGLIMQQISQNRFASPSTSGTIECAMLGYVLSLVFLGHGDNLLLIFGMAIAGTLLFIQFIHRVQFKNAIYVPLIGIIFGNVVSSAATFVAYKYDAVQNLSAWTVANFASILQGNYELLYIALPISVISYWYATRLSAVGMGKDFATNIGLNYQQVLFIGIMLVSIMSASVVMIVGQLPFLGLIVPNLVTQFYGDNLRKNIPLTAIIGAILILLCDVVGRVIIFPYEIPISMIISILGGVVFIFFIVKGKQNV, encoded by the coding sequence TTGAAAAAGTTATTGTTTGTACTGGTCACTCTCAGTATTGCATCGGTATTTATCGGTGTCGCTAACTTATCGTTAGCAGCTATTTTAGCCGGTGATACCGAGGCTATCGAATTACTGTTAATCAGCCGTTTGCCTCGCTTATTAGCTATTTTACTCTCAGGCGCAGGGCTGAGTATTGCAGGACTGATTATGCAGCAGATCAGTCAAAACCGATTCGCATCACCATCGACATCTGGCACCATTGAATGTGCCATGCTCGGCTATGTCTTAAGCCTGGTATTCCTAGGTCATGGTGATAACTTATTGCTGATATTTGGTATGGCGATTGCGGGTACCTTGCTATTCATTCAGTTTATCCATCGGGTCCAGTTTAAAAACGCCATTTACGTTCCGCTCATCGGTATTATTTTTGGTAATGTCGTGTCTTCGGCTGCCACTTTCGTCGCTTATAAATATGATGCAGTGCAGAACTTATCAGCTTGGACAGTGGCTAATTTTGCTAGCATTTTACAGGGTAATTACGAATTACTTTATATCGCCCTGCCTATCTCTGTGATCAGCTACTGGTACGCCACCCGCTTGTCTGCAGTGGGTATGGGTAAAGACTTCGCCACTAATATCGGCTTGAATTACCAACAGGTACTCTTCATCGGCATTATGCTTGTGTCTATTATGTCTGCATCTGTGGTGATGATTGTCGGACAATTACCTTTCTTAGGCTTGATCGTACCTAATTTAGTCACGCAATTTTATGGTGATAATTTACGTAAAAACATTCCGCTCACCGCCATTATCGGCGCTATTTTAATTTTACTTTGTGATGTTGTTGGTCGCGTGATCATCTTCCCTTACGAGATCCCTATTTCGATGATCATCAGCATATTAGGTGGCGTGGTATTTATCTTCTTCATTGTAAAAGGGAAACAAAATGTCTGA
- a CDS encoding iron chelate uptake ABC transporter family permease subunit, translated as MSDAMKLTGLVVITVLFTFLFIGVGLDASNYAYFLSRRVPKVLAMIIASIAIAQSSLVFQTITHNRILTPSIMGFDALYLLTQVLVVVIFGGFSVLLLNPFINFALSVSIMVGFSLLLFGFYFASNDGKSNVITLLLLGVIFGQLFDNVSSFFMMLVDPNDFLTIQASMFASFNNVNQELVYLCVVPLLVVSALLFKLAPILDVFWLDNDNAISLGVDTRRVTKQVLILVAIMISLSTALVGPVMFFGLLVANLTKEFFHTYRHKTLLIASSLMAMSMLLSGQWIIENVFSFSTTLSVVINFVGGLYFLSLLVRQKIQ; from the coding sequence ATGTCTGATGCAATGAAACTCACCGGACTGGTAGTTATCACGGTACTCTTCACGTTTCTATTCATCGGTGTTGGTTTAGATGCGTCAAACTATGCATACTTTTTATCACGTCGCGTGCCAAAAGTATTAGCCATGATCATCGCCAGTATTGCCATTGCGCAATCATCATTGGTATTTCAAACCATCACCCATAATCGTATTTTAACCCCGAGTATTATGGGTTTTGATGCCTTATATTTACTGACTCAAGTACTCGTCGTGGTTATCTTTGGCGGCTTTAGTGTATTGCTATTAAATCCGTTTATTAACTTTGCTTTGTCGGTTTCCATCATGGTGGGCTTTTCGTTATTACTGTTTGGTTTTTACTTCGCCAGTAATGACGGTAAAAGTAACGTCATTACCTTGTTATTACTTGGCGTTATCTTCGGTCAACTATTTGATAATGTGTCATCATTTTTCATGATGCTCGTCGATCCCAATGACTTCTTAACGATTCAAGCAAGCATGTTTGCCAGCTTCAATAACGTCAACCAAGAACTGGTTTATTTATGTGTTGTGCCATTGCTTGTGGTCAGTGCCCTGCTCTTTAAGCTCGCACCGATATTGGATGTCTTTTGGTTAGACAATGACAATGCGATAAGCCTAGGGGTTGATACTCGCCGCGTCACCAAGCAAGTATTGATACTCGTCGCTATCATGATCTCGTTATCAACAGCCTTGGTGGGTCCGGTTATGTTCTTCGGTTTACTGGTAGCGAATTTAACCAAAGAGTTTTTTCATACTTACCGCCATAAAACATTGCTCATCGCCAGTAGTTTAATGGCGATGTCGATGCTGTTATCAGGGCAGTGGATCATCGAAAATGTCTTTAGTTTCTCAACCACGCTCAGCGTCGTAATTAATTTCGTCGGTGGATTGTACTTCTTATCTCTGCTTGTTCGCCAAAAAATTCAATAG
- a CDS encoding ABC transporter ATP-binding protein gives MISVTNLSKAFGNHKVVDQASASFIKGQVTSIIGPNGAGKSTVLSMACRLLNKDSGTVIIDNQDVLDWDTKALAKKLAVLRQSNNLNMRFTVRELVAFGRYPYSQGKLTTNDNEVIDKAIGYLDLTPIENKYLDELSGGQRQLAFIAMVVAQDTDYVFLDEPLNNLDIKHSLQIMKNIKTLAHELGKAVVIVIHDINFASCYSDNIVALKKGKVVANGTVAEIINQATLSAIYDTDFDIHEINGKRICMYYGQ, from the coding sequence GTGATTTCAGTAACCAATTTATCTAAAGCCTTTGGCAATCACAAAGTTGTCGATCAAGCCTCGGCCTCATTTATTAAAGGCCAGGTCACTTCTATTATTGGCCCCAATGGCGCAGGTAAAAGTACCGTATTGTCGATGGCATGTCGTTTATTAAATAAAGACAGTGGTACAGTAATTATCGACAATCAAGACGTATTGGATTGGGATACCAAGGCATTAGCGAAAAAGTTAGCCGTGCTACGCCAATCTAACAATTTGAATATGCGCTTTACAGTACGAGAATTAGTGGCTTTTGGGCGCTATCCTTATAGCCAAGGCAAACTGACAACTAACGATAATGAGGTCATAGACAAAGCGATCGGCTACTTAGATTTAACCCCGATTGAAAACAAATACCTTGATGAACTTAGCGGTGGCCAACGCCAGCTAGCCTTTATTGCTATGGTGGTGGCACAAGATACTGATTATGTGTTTTTGGATGAGCCACTGAATAACTTAGATATTAAGCATTCATTACAGATAATGAAAAACATTAAAACCTTAGCCCATGAATTAGGTAAGGCAGTGGTCATTGTGATCCACGATATTAACTTTGCCTCTTGTTATTCAGACAATATCGTCGCACTAAAAAAAGGCAAAGTTGTCGCTAATGGCACGGTTGCAGAGATCATCAACCAAGCAACCTTATCGGCAATTTACGACACTGATTTTGATATTCACGAAATTAACGGTAAGCGCATTTGCATGTACTACGGGCAATAG
- a CDS encoding siderophore-interacting protein, producing MSKKPNARVVTVIDSQQITPNMQRISFQADDLSHFPADAEGGYIKLLFTDCGDTDISQLPADSRAKMRTYTIRHLRQSLDQFDVDFVRHEHSVNEKTSSEHGGFAAAWSQSARIGDTISIAGPGEIKPIHLNVEWYFLVADMTALPALAAQLNKLPATAEGYAVIEINHIDDKQTLIKPDGIEVIWVVANSTETELANQVQGLSWLSGEPSVWCACEFSTMRALRQYFRNEKNVDKDNLYISSYWKSGCTEDGHKIAKRNDNEAQLSG from the coding sequence ATGAGCAAGAAACCAAACGCTAGAGTCGTCACTGTAATAGACAGCCAACAAATAACGCCAAATATGCAGCGTATTAGCTTTCAAGCAGACGATTTATCTCACTTTCCTGCTGATGCTGAAGGTGGCTATATTAAGCTACTGTTTACTGACTGTGGTGATACCGATATTTCACAATTACCGGCAGACAGCCGCGCTAAAATGCGCACTTATACCATACGTCATTTACGCCAATCACTCGATCAATTTGACGTTGACTTTGTACGTCATGAGCATAGTGTTAATGAAAAAACGAGCAGTGAACACGGTGGTTTTGCGGCGGCATGGTCACAATCAGCGCGCATTGGCGATACCATCTCCATTGCAGGTCCAGGGGAAATAAAACCGATACATTTAAACGTTGAGTGGTACTTTTTAGTGGCTGACATGACTGCGCTACCGGCATTAGCCGCGCAACTCAACAAGCTCCCTGCGACAGCCGAAGGTTATGCCGTCATTGAAATTAACCATATCGATGACAAGCAAACCTTAATCAAACCAGATGGCATAGAAGTTATTTGGGTTGTCGCAAATTCAACTGAGACAGAGCTAGCCAACCAAGTACAAGGCTTAAGCTGGTTATCAGGTGAGCCTTCGGTGTGGTGTGCTTGTGAATTTTCAACCATGCGTGCATTACGCCAATACTTTAGAAATGAAAAAAATGTCGATAAAGATAACCTCTATATCAGCAGTTATTGGAAATCGGGATGCACTGAAGATGGCCATAAAATAGCAAAACGTAACGATAATGAAGCACAGCTAAGTGGTTAA
- a CDS encoding leucine-rich repeat-containing protein kinase family protein has translation MHTLSQLKSGELTGIKRLTLSENLTAFPLEILSLASSLEILDLSNNQLTHLPAEIAQLTKLKILFASNNQFVTLPEVLGQCPNLEMVGFKSNQINQVPDASLPVKLRWLILTDNRLEVLPDSLGERPRLQKLALAGNCLTELPQTMSQCHNLELVRISANRLTECPEQLFGLPKLAWFAFSGNPFSQADVSIDSVPQLASSSYTLQNVLGQGASGVISKAVWNEQQTQFPDEIAVKVFKGEVTSDGYPEDELQACLKVGNHPSLVQSLAQVKEADYLALIMNLIPAHYANLGLPPCFNSCTRDTFPTDFSLPITHIDKIVSQMDEVFTHLHDNQVCHGDLYAHNTLFDVDANIIFGDFGAATMYHMLTDIQQAQVKEIENRALLHFIDDLLSVCAEEDKESEAFKRLNQRVG, from the coding sequence TTGCATACTCTATCTCAGCTGAAATCGGGTGAATTAACAGGTATTAAGCGTTTAACATTATCAGAAAATCTAACCGCTTTCCCTCTGGAGATCTTGTCACTGGCGAGCAGTTTAGAGATCCTCGATTTATCTAATAACCAGTTAACTCATTTACCAGCAGAAATTGCTCAGTTAACTAAATTGAAGATCTTGTTTGCATCAAACAATCAGTTTGTAACCTTGCCTGAAGTTCTGGGTCAATGCCCTAACCTAGAAATGGTTGGCTTTAAATCAAACCAAATTAACCAGGTGCCAGACGCTTCATTACCCGTTAAATTACGCTGGTTGATCTTAACGGATAACCGCCTTGAAGTATTACCGGATTCATTAGGTGAGCGTCCACGCTTACAAAAATTAGCGTTAGCAGGCAACTGTTTAACAGAGCTACCTCAGACTATGTCTCAGTGTCATAACCTAGAGTTAGTGCGTATTTCAGCTAACCGCCTAACTGAATGTCCTGAGCAACTGTTCGGTTTACCTAAGCTAGCTTGGTTTGCCTTCTCGGGCAATCCATTTAGCCAAGCTGATGTATCAATAGATAGCGTGCCGCAATTAGCATCATCAAGCTATACACTACAAAACGTACTGGGCCAAGGCGCATCAGGCGTGATTTCAAAAGCGGTGTGGAATGAGCAACAAACGCAATTTCCAGACGAGATCGCAGTAAAAGTATTTAAAGGTGAAGTGACTAGTGATGGTTATCCTGAAGATGAATTACAAGCGTGTTTAAAAGTAGGCAACCACCCGAGCTTAGTACAGTCATTAGCACAGGTAAAAGAAGCCGATTACTTAGCACTGATCATGAACTTGATCCCTGCACATTACGCTAACTTAGGGCTACCACCATGCTTTAACAGCTGTACCCGTGATACTTTCCCAACTGATTTTAGCTTGCCTATTACTCACATTGATAAGATCGTCTCACAAATGGATGAAGTATTTACCCATTTACATGACAATCAAGTGTGCCATGGTGATTTATACGCCCACAACACCTTGTTTGATGTAGATGCGAATATCATCTTTGGTGATTTTGGTGCGGCCACCATGTACCACATGCTAACTGACATACAGCAAGCGCAAGTGAAAGAGATTGAGAATCGTGCTTTATTACACTTTATTGATGATTTATTAAGTGTGTGTGCTGAAGAAGATAAAGAAAGTGAGGCGTTTAAACGCCTTAATCAGCGTGTAGGTTAA
- a CDS encoding YccF domain-containing protein: MRTLGNIIWFLFGGAVMGLAWVLFGVLAFISIVGIPWGRSCFVIAGFSFFPFGKEAIYRDELTRAEDIGTGSFGFIGNALWFIFAGVWLALGHVASAIACFVTIIGIPFALQHLKLAVISLAPIGQTIVDKDVAAMARYKNNKFKL; the protein is encoded by the coding sequence ATGAGAACACTCGGTAATATAATTTGGTTTCTGTTTGGTGGTGCTGTCATGGGGTTAGCATGGGTACTCTTTGGCGTATTAGCGTTTATTAGTATTGTTGGTATTCCGTGGGGACGTTCTTGCTTTGTCATTGCTGGTTTTTCTTTTTTCCCGTTTGGTAAAGAGGCTATATATCGTGATGAACTGACGCGTGCAGAAGATATTGGTACTGGTAGTTTTGGCTTTATCGGTAATGCGCTGTGGTTTATTTTTGCGGGCGTGTGGTTAGCACTAGGCCATGTGGCATCTGCTATAGCCTGCTTCGTGACGATTATTGGTATTCCGTTTGCTCTGCAACATTTGAAATTAGCGGTTATCTCGCTTGCTCCAATAGGGCAAACGATAGTAGATAAAGACGTAGCTGCAATGGCGCGTTATAAGAATAATAAATTCAAATTATAG
- a CDS encoding diguanylate cyclase domain-containing protein, translated as MKITQTHAIAFFSVIFMLMASISLLAVQKFQYSTTTVLASRTAEVIATTVNQARVSYSADIAQISLHPDITVETLYHGKPLSIPNPATFAIELGEAVSNRDAGIIIHTYSKYPFKNRALTGGPQDKFQQDALAILSTINPVFERIEELGGTPVLRHSEAILMEKSCVDCHNYHPNSPKKDWKIGDIRGAIDVTVPLEGGNDDLAAIVRYSYIIFMAFSVISLLGMFITLKRTHQQSKELDKKVKIRTNILNEMAYTDSLTLIANRRAYEEFCDNIINKKCANSLPLAIIIYDLDHFKQINDQYGHDMGDECLIATVEAVSAILPADNNFHARIGGEEFAIILKHVSNEQLEQTVQRILESVRQVKVLKQPDIKVTCSIGATLATELNETTIKSIVKTADDALYEAKSLGRDQWVSKPYDIHHK; from the coding sequence ATGAAGATAACTCAAACTCACGCTATCGCTTTTTTCAGTGTTATCTTCATGCTAATGGCCAGTATTTCCCTACTTGCAGTTCAAAAATTTCAGTACTCTACTACAACAGTATTAGCGAGTCGAACAGCTGAAGTTATCGCCACAACGGTTAACCAAGCTCGCGTATCATATAGCGCAGATATAGCACAAATAAGCTTACATCCTGATATTACCGTCGAAACCTTATATCATGGTAAACCACTGTCGATCCCCAACCCCGCAACATTTGCAATCGAACTTGGTGAAGCGGTATCCAACCGAGATGCCGGGATTATTATTCATACCTACAGTAAATATCCATTTAAAAATCGAGCCCTAACAGGTGGTCCTCAAGACAAATTCCAACAAGATGCGCTAGCGATACTAAGCACAATTAACCCCGTATTTGAGCGTATAGAAGAGCTTGGTGGCACACCTGTTTTACGCCATTCAGAAGCGATTTTAATGGAAAAAAGCTGTGTGGATTGTCATAATTATCACCCTAACAGCCCTAAAAAAGATTGGAAAATTGGCGATATACGTGGCGCAATAGATGTGACAGTACCTTTAGAGGGGGGAAATGATGACCTTGCCGCTATTGTTCGTTACTCTTACATCATCTTCATGGCATTTTCTGTCATTAGTTTGTTAGGTATGTTTATCACCCTTAAACGCACCCACCAGCAATCGAAAGAACTCGACAAAAAAGTAAAAATACGCACTAACATATTAAATGAAATGGCGTATACAGATTCACTGACGTTAATTGCTAACCGCCGTGCGTATGAAGAATTCTGTGATAATATCATTAATAAAAAATGTGCCAATAGCCTGCCGTTAGCCATCATTATTTATGATTTAGACCACTTTAAACAAATTAATGATCAATATGGTCATGATATGGGCGATGAATGTTTGATTGCAACTGTAGAGGCCGTTTCGGCAATACTGCCTGCAGATAACAATTTTCATGCGCGCATTGGCGGGGAAGAATTTGCGATTATTTTAAAGCATGTATCAAACGAGCAGTTAGAACAGACAGTACAGCGTATACTCGAGAGTGTCAGGCAGGTTAAAGTATTAAAACAGCCTGATATCAAGGTAACCTGCAGCATAGGTGCAACACTCGCAACCGAGCTGAATGAAACAACCATTAAAAGCATAGTTAAAACCGCTGATGATGCCCTCTATGAAGCGAAATCTTTAGGTCGCGATCAGTGGGTTAGTAAGCCTTATGATATACATCATAAATGA
- the yddG gene encoding aromatic amino acid DMT transporter YddG → MINTHKFTLAGCLAILLWSTIVGLIRNVAEQLGPIGGAAMIYTVSSVFLWVFLGAPKLKLFPPRYLLIGGGLFVSYEICLSLALGMANDRTQAVEMGVINYLWPSLTVLMAVFMSHKPVNKLLYPAIALSFFGVAWTVGGDEGISISQLSSNIATNPTSYSMAFFGAFIWAFYCNITKKLANGMNGITWFFIGTAIALWIKYLISNEPAMEFTTEATFDLLLAGIVMGSGYALWNIGILGGNMVFLATLSYFTPILSTFFAAMILNIELTTKFWQGVVMVTVASLICWWLTREKS, encoded by the coding sequence TTGATTAACACCCATAAATTTACCCTCGCAGGCTGCTTAGCTATTTTATTGTGGAGCACTATTGTAGGGCTTATTCGTAACGTGGCAGAGCAGTTAGGCCCGATTGGTGGCGCTGCCATGATTTATACTGTCAGTTCGGTATTCTTGTGGGTATTTTTAGGCGCGCCTAAGCTGAAGCTTTTCCCTCCACGCTATCTCCTGATTGGTGGTGGTTTATTTGTGAGTTATGAAATTTGCTTGTCTTTAGCACTGGGAATGGCAAACGATCGCACCCAGGCGGTAGAGATGGGAGTGATTAATTACCTATGGCCTTCGTTGACTGTGCTAATGGCGGTATTTATGAGCCATAAGCCAGTGAACAAATTATTGTATCCTGCTATTGCGCTGTCGTTTTTTGGCGTGGCCTGGACGGTCGGTGGCGATGAGGGCATTTCCATTAGTCAGCTAAGTAGTAATATCGCGACTAATCCTACGAGTTATTCGATGGCTTTTTTTGGTGCCTTTATTTGGGCATTTTATTGCAATATCACCAAAAAACTGGCTAACGGTATGAATGGTATTACTTGGTTCTTTATTGGTACAGCGATAGCGCTGTGGATCAAGTATTTAATCAGTAATGAACCTGCGATGGAATTTACTACCGAGGCGACGTTTGATTTGTTGCTTGCCGGCATAGTCATGGGCAGTGGTTATGCGCTATGGAATATTGGTATTCTCGGCGGGAATATGGTTTTTTTGGCGACGTTGTCGTATTTCACGCCGATCTTATCGACATTCTTTGCGGCAATGATACTGAATATAGAATTGACGACCAAGTTTTGGCAAGGCGTGGTGATGGTGACTGTCGCTTCGTTAATCTGCTGGTGGTTAACACGAGAAAAGTCTTGA